In Labilibaculum sp. DW002, one DNA window encodes the following:
- a CDS encoding endonuclease/exonuclease/phosphatase family protein yields MQQSIAFYNLENFFDTVDDPITNDDDFLPNGYKNWTELRYLKKLENISASIASIPNGLPALIGVAEIENKTVLTDLIYQAEFKRDYDYIHFDSKDRRGIDVALLFNRQHFNPIHKEKLKVHLNGNPNYITRDILYVKGELLGDVVHIFVNHWPSRGEGTLKSMPNRIAAAQSLSKKAKSILDLDENAKIIIMGDFNDLPVSKSITQYLKAKSNSELRKHEFYNLAAIPYQNKEGTLFAQKRWLMFDQIIISNGMIKAKGIKITANRLQIHHDKSLLYYDTQRGIYKPNRTYARDKYYGGSSDHLPVYVAIDIEN; encoded by the coding sequence ATGCAACAATCCATAGCCTTCTACAATCTCGAAAACTTCTTCGATACGGTTGATGATCCTATCACAAATGATGATGATTTCTTACCCAATGGCTATAAAAACTGGACAGAACTTAGGTATTTAAAGAAATTAGAAAATATAAGCGCTTCGATTGCTTCTATTCCAAATGGGCTACCAGCATTAATTGGTGTAGCAGAAATAGAAAACAAAACGGTTCTTACGGATTTAATTTACCAAGCTGAATTTAAACGAGACTACGATTATATCCATTTCGACAGCAAGGACAGAAGAGGAATTGATGTTGCTCTTTTATTTAATAGGCAGCACTTTAACCCGATCCACAAAGAAAAATTAAAAGTGCATTTAAATGGCAATCCAAACTATATTACACGAGACATTTTATATGTAAAAGGAGAATTATTGGGAGACGTAGTTCATATTTTCGTCAACCATTGGCCATCAAGAGGTGAAGGAACATTAAAATCGATGCCAAATCGTATTGCAGCCGCCCAAAGCTTATCCAAAAAAGCAAAATCAATTTTAGATTTAGATGAAAATGCCAAAATAATCATAATGGGTGATTTTAACGATCTTCCTGTTAGTAAGTCAATTACTCAATATTTAAAAGCTAAATCGAACAGTGAATTAAGAAAACACGAATTCTACAATCTGGCAGCAATACCCTACCAAAACAAAGAAGGAACGCTTTTTGCCCAAAAGCGATGGTTGATGTTCGATCAAATCATTATCAGTAATGGAATGATAAAGGCAAAAGGAATTAAAATAACCGCAAATAGATTGCAAATACACCACGATAAAAGCTTATTATATTACGACACTCAGAGAGGTATTTACAAGCCTAACAGAACCTATGCTAGAGATAAATACTATGGAGGTTCTTCGGACCATTTGCCTGTTTATGTTGCAATCGACATTGAAAATTAA
- a CDS encoding RidA family protein has product MKRFINSEKAPKAIGPYSQAVEANGTLYISGQIPVDVTTGKFVEGGVREQAEQVMKNIGYILEEAGYTFKDVVKSTCLLSDMSGFAVMNEVYGEYYKEDCPARAAFAVKDLPMGALVEIETIAVK; this is encoded by the coding sequence ATGAAACGTTTTATCAATTCAGAGAAGGCACCAAAGGCGATTGGCCCTTATTCACAAGCAGTAGAAGCTAATGGTACTTTATATATTTCGGGACAAATTCCAGTTGACGTAACAACAGGTAAATTTGTAGAAGGTGGCGTTAGAGAGCAAGCTGAGCAGGTAATGAAAAACATTGGTTACATTCTTGAAGAAGCGGGGTACACGTTTAAAGATGTGGTTAAATCGACTTGCCTATTGAGCGATATGTCAGGTTTTGCTGTAATGAACGAGGTATATGGCGAGTACTACAAAGAAGATTGTCCGGCACGTGCAGCTTTTGCTGTAAAGGATCTACCTATGGGTGCTTTGGTTGAGATCGAAACTATTGCTGTAAAGTAA
- a CDS encoding C1 family peptidase translates to MPIRIKKDSGSSKSQQRISRRRRSSSSGSGGGGGLINILLPIFIKLFKKNPKIAIILILLGVGGYFLLSKSSISTDNSTLKSLLLSTGLEMDERVYDKAEVFEPLADNVNNPLPESVSLEEYCPKRMNQGGQGSCVGWSSAYAARTIMHARATGQDPDEVTFSPAYLYNQIALPNCQGTYLQNAMEVMNKGGLLPFSRFAYNENSCAKKPTNTELQAASDYRIKGFNRLSKDGDNYTTDLLAIKQNLAQGAPVVIGMMVGGSFMSNMRGKKVWTPTRSDYSMQGFGGHAICVIGYDDYFEGGAFQIMNSWGEDWGQNGLFWVRYNDFEYFTREAYGLYPMGNADAPTTTILEVEIGLIENATGKNIPLHQESGILYTSQKSISANTDFKVEVTNSLECYTYIFGAETDGSSYILFPYTKKHSPYCGITGTRLFPKDHSLYPDEIGERDYIAIVISRQKLDYNQLNEAFNQSSGNSYQEKVYNTLESELALDVKYLPGNKVSFSTNSSMKNTVAVVLGINK, encoded by the coding sequence ATGCCAATAAGAATTAAAAAGGACAGTGGATCGAGTAAATCACAACAAAGAATTTCTAGAAGACGAAGAAGTTCCAGCAGTGGCTCAGGTGGTGGAGGTGGACTCATAAATATACTTCTCCCAATATTTATAAAGCTATTTAAAAAGAATCCTAAAATAGCCATCATTCTTATTCTCTTAGGTGTTGGCGGTTATTTTCTACTTAGCAAAAGCAGTATTAGCACAGATAATTCGACCTTAAAATCCTTGCTTCTAAGTACTGGATTAGAGATGGATGAACGTGTTTACGACAAAGCTGAGGTGTTCGAACCCTTGGCTGATAATGTAAACAACCCTCTTCCAGAAAGTGTGAGTTTGGAAGAATATTGTCCAAAACGAATGAATCAGGGCGGACAGGGTTCTTGTGTTGGCTGGTCGAGTGCTTACGCAGCCCGCACAATTATGCACGCCAGAGCAACTGGTCAGGATCCCGACGAGGTAACCTTTAGCCCAGCCTATTTATACAATCAAATTGCCTTACCCAATTGCCAAGGGACCTACTTACAAAATGCCATGGAGGTAATGAACAAAGGTGGTTTACTCCCCTTTTCACGATTTGCTTACAATGAAAATTCTTGCGCAAAAAAACCTACTAACACAGAACTTCAAGCAGCTTCAGATTACCGAATTAAAGGATTTAACAGACTTTCAAAAGATGGCGACAATTACACCACCGATTTACTGGCCATAAAACAAAATTTAGCTCAGGGAGCTCCTGTTGTTATAGGAATGATGGTGGGCGGTAGTTTCATGTCAAACATGAGAGGTAAGAAAGTTTGGACACCTACCCGATCTGATTACTCAATGCAAGGATTCGGAGGGCACGCCATTTGTGTTATTGGTTACGACGATTATTTTGAAGGTGGTGCTTTTCAAATAATGAATAGCTGGGGTGAAGATTGGGGCCAAAATGGACTCTTTTGGGTTAGATATAACGATTTTGAATATTTCACACGCGAAGCTTATGGTTTGTATCCAATGGGTAATGCCGATGCTCCAACAACTACAATTCTAGAGGTTGAGATTGGTTTAATCGAAAACGCCACTGGAAAGAACATTCCTTTACATCAAGAATCTGGCATTTTATATACAAGCCAAAAATCTATCTCTGCAAATACAGACTTTAAAGTAGAGGTTACTAATTCGCTGGAATGTTACACTTATATTTTTGGAGCAGAAACCGATGGTTCCAGTTATATCCTTTTTCCATACACAAAAAAGCATTCCCCTTACTGTGGTATTACAGGCACCCGCTTGTTTCCTAAGGATCATTCGTTATATCCTGACGAAATAGGAGAAAGGGACTATATCGCAATTGTTATCTCCAGACAAAAACTGGATTACAATCAACTAAACGAAGCTTTTAATCAGTCTTCTGGCAATTCTTATCAGGAAAAAGTATACAATACTCTTGAATCTGAACTAGCCCTCGATGTGAAATACTTGCCTGGAAATAAAGTCTCTTTCAGCACAAATTCATCAATGAAAAATACTGTAGCGGTAGTTCTAGGAATAAATAAATAA
- a CDS encoding SpoIIE family protein phosphatase has protein sequence MVKSDYYIEVECQQKNFDGQAICGDVFMSRKIKEEGRTILVLSDGLGSGVKANVLGTLTASMILNYMKVNKDIRKAAEVIMKTLPVCSKRKASYSTFTIVEIECDGETRIIRYDSPDCLIVRGLESFTPECEELKLNGDNNLGKVLYSYRFKAEKEDRIIFCSDGVSNSGMGTQRLPFGWGMENVDQFVKSLIRRQPYISARQLGASVVDRACANYANKPKDDTSCGVLYFREPRNLLICTGPPYERTKDAQLAKQVKEFEGKKVVCGGTTAGIISREFDKPVEIELTITDSELPPISHIEGIDLVTEGILTLGKVQRLLKSYKDLSSLRHGPADQLVRVLLESDKIFIVNGTKINVAHQDPNLPMELEIRRTVVKNIVTLLEEKFLKEVDLSYI, from the coding sequence ATGGTAAAATCCGATTATTACATAGAAGTTGAGTGCCAACAAAAGAATTTTGATGGTCAGGCAATTTGTGGAGATGTTTTTATGTCTCGAAAAATTAAAGAGGAAGGCCGAACAATTTTGGTATTATCCGATGGCTTAGGTAGTGGTGTAAAAGCCAATGTCCTTGGAACTTTAACAGCTTCTATGATTCTGAATTATATGAAAGTGAATAAGGATATTCGCAAAGCTGCAGAGGTAATAATGAAAACTTTACCAGTTTGTAGTAAACGAAAGGCTAGCTATTCTACTTTCACAATTGTTGAAATTGAGTGCGACGGAGAAACTCGAATTATTCGCTATGATAGTCCAGATTGCTTAATTGTAAGAGGTTTAGAGAGTTTTACACCTGAATGTGAGGAACTGAAATTAAATGGCGATAACAATCTTGGTAAGGTGTTGTATTCCTATCGATTTAAGGCAGAAAAAGAAGATCGAATCATATTTTGTTCCGATGGAGTAAGCAATTCTGGAATGGGAACGCAGCGATTGCCTTTTGGTTGGGGAATGGAGAATGTGGATCAGTTTGTAAAGTCATTAATTCGTAGGCAACCTTATATTTCAGCTAGGCAACTAGGAGCTTCGGTAGTAGACAGAGCTTGTGCTAATTACGCAAATAAACCAAAGGACGATACCTCCTGTGGGGTTCTTTATTTTCGTGAGCCGAGAAATTTATTAATCTGCACTGGACCTCCTTATGAACGTACAAAAGACGCTCAATTGGCAAAGCAGGTAAAAGAATTTGAAGGAAAAAAAGTAGTTTGTGGTGGTACAACAGCAGGTATTATATCCCGTGAATTTGATAAACCAGTTGAGATTGAATTAACAATTACCGATTCTGAATTACCACCCATATCACATATTGAAGGTATCGATTTGGTAACTGAAGGGATTTTGACTCTTGGAAAAGTGCAGCGATTACTTAAAAGTTATAAGGATCTTTCCTCTTTGCGTCATGGTCCTGCGGATCAGTTGGTTCGAGTTTTGTTGGAAAGTGATAAGATATTTATTGTTAATGGAACGAAAATTAATGTTGCACATCAAGATCCTAATTTACCAATGGAGTTAGAGATTCGCAGAACGGTTGTGAAGAATATTGTTACACTACTAGAGGAAAAGTTTTTAAAAGAAGTAGATCTTAGCTATATTTAA
- a CDS encoding [Fe-Fe] hydrogenase large subunit C-terminal domain-containing protein: MPLIVTNKDKCNLSFTCIRVCPAKAIKIEDDFANIIKNRCIGCGNCVSVCAQDAIEYRSSEDLVKQLLAGNEPVIAICDPSISGEFDDILDFRNFVGMIRALGFDFVVEAAFGADLVAYRYKDLFKNFHGKYYISTKCPALVNNIENFHPDLVDNLAPIVPPGVAMAKVVRKKYGKNVKIVSLSPCVASKDDVKAFNGTDGNIHAVLSFVELRKLFKEYGVSENSVEFSEFDPPFAKLGGLFPISHGLFQAADINISMLNGGIISTEGRNNFLRSINEFKTQHDLNQHLDLFYCEGCIMGPGTSPGGRKFSRRSQVIRYVRKRLKTFDEEKWQKEINEYLDLDLSRGFKSNGRELPVPTEDEILDVLVEMGKGKIEDQLGCGSCGYESCREFAIAKCQGLANYEMCSSFTIKNMNNYIKELGNINDKLSKTKTALKESERVAKEERKLAQEASETVSAMLQKLPSGVVIVDESLKVIESNKTFVDLLGEETRMLNEIIPGLVDADLTKLIPFHKLFSSVILNGEDILNRDVHFGNRLFNVSVFTIKKNKIVGGIIRDLYAPEVRREEVIGRARAVIKENLQTVQQIAFLLGESASKTEKLLNSIIKSHASGEEGKGK; encoded by the coding sequence ATGCCTTTAATCGTAACCAATAAGGACAAGTGTAATCTTAGTTTTACTTGCATTCGGGTTTGTCCTGCAAAAGCAATTAAAATTGAAGATGATTTTGCTAATATCATAAAAAACAGGTGCATCGGATGTGGAAACTGCGTATCCGTTTGCGCTCAAGATGCGATTGAATACAGAAGCTCAGAAGATCTTGTTAAACAATTGCTAGCAGGTAATGAGCCTGTGATTGCAATTTGCGATCCAAGTATATCTGGTGAATTCGACGATATCCTCGATTTTAGGAATTTTGTAGGAATGATTCGTGCTTTGGGATTTGATTTTGTAGTGGAAGCTGCATTTGGTGCTGATCTTGTTGCTTATCGATATAAAGATTTGTTTAAGAATTTTCATGGAAAATATTACATTTCAACAAAGTGTCCTGCTTTGGTAAATAACATTGAGAATTTTCATCCTGATTTAGTGGATAACTTGGCTCCAATTGTACCTCCAGGTGTTGCAATGGCAAAAGTTGTGCGAAAAAAATATGGTAAGAATGTAAAAATTGTCTCCCTTTCACCCTGCGTAGCTAGTAAGGATGATGTGAAGGCATTTAATGGTACTGATGGTAATATTCATGCGGTACTTAGTTTTGTTGAACTACGAAAATTATTTAAGGAATATGGAGTTTCAGAAAATTCGGTCGAATTTTCTGAGTTTGATCCGCCATTTGCTAAATTGGGAGGATTATTTCCAATAAGTCATGGTTTGTTTCAAGCTGCTGATATTAATATATCCATGCTAAATGGAGGAATAATTAGTACCGAAGGAAGAAATAATTTCCTTCGATCAATAAATGAATTCAAAACTCAACATGACCTTAATCAACATTTGGATTTATTTTACTGTGAGGGTTGTATTATGGGACCAGGAACTTCACCTGGAGGGCGGAAATTTTCTCGTAGATCTCAGGTAATAAGATATGTACGTAAGAGGCTGAAGACTTTTGATGAAGAGAAATGGCAGAAAGAAATTAATGAATATTTAGATCTTGATTTAAGCAGAGGTTTTAAATCAAATGGTCGTGAATTACCAGTGCCTACAGAAGATGAAATTCTAGATGTTTTGGTTGAGATGGGAAAAGGCAAGATTGAGGATCAGTTAGGTTGTGGATCTTGTGGATATGAATCTTGTAGGGAGTTTGCTATAGCAAAATGTCAAGGTTTAGCCAATTATGAGATGTGCTCGTCTTTTACCATTAAAAATATGAACAACTACATAAAAGAGCTCGGAAATATTAATGATAAATTGTCTAAAACAAAAACCGCTCTTAAAGAATCTGAACGAGTAGCTAAGGAGGAAAGGAAATTAGCCCAAGAGGCATCCGAAACGGTTTCAGCGATGTTGCAAAAGCTTCCTTCAGGTGTTGTGATTGTTGATGAAAGTTTAAAAGTAATAGAGTCGAATAAAACTTTCGTTGATTTGTTGGGAGAAGAAACTCGTATGTTAAATGAAATTATTCCAGGTTTAGTAGATGCCGATTTAACCAAATTAATACCATTTCATAAACTATTTTCTTCTGTAATATTAAACGGAGAGGATATTTTAAATAGAGATGTTCATTTTGGGAATAGATTATTTAATGTCTCAGTTTTTACAATCAAAAAAAATAAGATTGTTGGTGGTATAATAAGGGATTTATACGCTCCTGAGGTAAGACGAGAAGAAGTGATTGGAAGGGCCAGAGCAGTTATCAAGGAAAATCTTCAAACAGTGCAACAAATTGCTTTCTTATTAGGCGAAAGTGCTTCAAAAACAGAAAAGTTATTGAATTCCATTATTAAATCTCACGCCTCGGGAGAAGAAGGGAAAGGAAAATAA
- a CDS encoding anthranilate synthase component II, translating to MRIVIIDNYDSFTYNLAHYVEAFCDQVNVMRNDEINWEIIDTCDKIIFSPGPGLPSEVSAMGEIMDRYSKTKAIFGVCLGMQFIAEYYGAKLINLKEIVHGVPKTTLIKDSSDSLFLNIPPKFQSGRYHSWAISTENIPNCIKVTASDEDDVIMAIRHKKFNLCGVQFHPESIMTEYGKQILKNWIGLNAD from the coding sequence ATGAGAATAGTAATCATCGATAATTATGACTCATTCACCTACAACCTGGCACATTATGTTGAAGCATTTTGCGATCAGGTTAATGTGATGAGAAATGATGAAATTAATTGGGAAATAATTGACACTTGTGATAAAATTATTTTCTCTCCTGGCCCTGGACTTCCTAGTGAAGTTTCAGCAATGGGCGAAATAATGGATCGTTATTCAAAAACCAAAGCTATTTTTGGTGTTTGTTTGGGAATGCAATTCATAGCTGAATATTACGGCGCCAAACTAATCAACTTAAAGGAAATTGTTCATGGTGTTCCTAAAACAACCCTAATTAAAGATTCCTCTGATTCCCTATTTCTTAATATTCCTCCAAAATTTCAATCTGGCAGATACCACTCATGGGCTATTTCAACTGAAAATATTCCCAATTGCATAAAAGTTACAGCCTCAGATGAAGATGATGTAATCATGGCGATAAGACACAAGAAATTTAATTTGTGTGGCGTACAATTCCATCCAGAATCAATCATGACCGAATATGGAAAACAGATTCTAAAAAATTGGATTGGATTAAATGCAGACTAA
- a CDS encoding [Fe-Fe] hydrogenase large subunit C-terminal domain-containing protein has translation MDVFKPVYTELNDCQDCYKCIRECKLKAIKVVNNSAQILHNDCIYCGTCTLICPVNAKKVRDDLKSVKGLLKRKKQVIVSLAPSFVTEFPNLSDDQMVSALKSLGFFAVSETALGAQEVSKQVSSFIEDQKQGIYISSACPSVVEMICKHYPQYKNNITPFLSPLLTHAKFLKKEYGEDNHVVFIGPCIAKKSESDEFPDLLEASLTFLDLKKWFEEENIDPYLFPEEKKHDIFVPGKAGKGILYPIDGGMIMGVKKNTTATDAVYMTFSGINNIQNVLTDLEKYKKPGVMFLELLACDGGCVNGPGTDKNYSTAIKRLEVINKVGDEAGITLNVDFPITRDFDSIEAIEIVEHSENSIKEALTMVGKYSDKDEINCGGCGYNSCREFAGALLEDRSEPNMCVSYMRKIAHEKSTALLRKIPSGVVIVDDQLKIREANLSFARMMGEEIEQLYDTVPALVDADLHKIAPFHKLFSSALSTGVDNLERDIRFGNKMFHITIFSIHKNKLVGAILRDMSQPYIQREEVISRAKSVNQKNLETVQKIAYLLGENASETEEMLNSIVEFYTLAKEK, from the coding sequence ATGGATGTTTTTAAGCCGGTGTACACCGAATTGAATGATTGTCAGGATTGTTACAAGTGCATTAGAGAGTGTAAATTAAAAGCCATTAAGGTGGTGAATAACTCGGCACAAATTCTTCATAACGACTGTATTTATTGTGGAACTTGTACTTTAATTTGTCCTGTAAATGCAAAGAAAGTTCGTGATGATTTAAAAAGCGTTAAAGGTCTGCTCAAAAGAAAGAAACAAGTAATTGTATCTTTGGCACCATCTTTTGTTACCGAATTCCCTAATTTATCTGATGATCAGATGGTTTCGGCTTTAAAATCTCTTGGGTTTTTTGCGGTCTCGGAAACTGCTTTAGGTGCTCAAGAAGTTTCAAAGCAGGTTTCCAGTTTTATTGAAGATCAAAAACAGGGTATTTACATATCTTCAGCTTGCCCTTCTGTGGTGGAGATGATTTGTAAGCATTATCCACAGTACAAGAATAATATTACTCCTTTTTTATCACCTCTACTGACTCATGCAAAGTTTCTTAAGAAAGAATATGGAGAAGATAATCATGTTGTTTTTATCGGTCCTTGTATTGCAAAGAAATCCGAAAGTGATGAATTTCCTGATTTGTTAGAGGCATCACTAACTTTTTTGGATCTTAAAAAATGGTTTGAAGAAGAAAATATTGATCCATATTTATTCCCAGAAGAAAAGAAGCATGATATTTTTGTTCCAGGTAAAGCTGGAAAGGGAATTTTATATCCTATAGATGGTGGTATGATTATGGGTGTTAAAAAAAACACCACCGCGACCGATGCTGTATATATGACATTCTCAGGGATTAACAACATACAAAATGTTTTAACAGACCTGGAGAAATATAAAAAACCTGGGGTGATGTTTTTGGAACTTTTAGCTTGTGACGGTGGATGTGTTAATGGGCCAGGTACAGATAAAAATTACTCAACAGCTATAAAGCGTTTGGAAGTAATAAACAAGGTAGGTGATGAAGCGGGAATTACATTAAATGTAGATTTCCCAATTACTAGAGATTTTGATTCGATAGAAGCAATTGAAATTGTTGAGCATTCGGAAAATAGTATAAAAGAGGCCTTAACCATGGTCGGTAAATATTCCGATAAAGATGAAATTAATTGTGGTGGTTGCGGTTACAACAGTTGTCGTGAATTTGCAGGTGCCTTACTTGAAGATCGATCTGAGCCAAATATGTGCGTGTCCTATATGCGTAAAATTGCACACGAGAAATCAACAGCATTGTTGCGCAAAATTCCTTCTGGTGTAGTAATTGTTGATGATCAATTAAAAATTAGGGAAGCAAACCTAAGCTTTGCCAGAATGATGGGTGAAGAAATAGAACAATTGTACGATACAGTGCCAGCTTTAGTTGATGCAGACTTGCATAAAATTGCTCCCTTTCATAAATTATTTTCATCTGCACTATCTACTGGTGTTGATAATCTAGAGCGAGACATTCGTTTTGGTAATAAAATGTTTCACATTACAATTTTTAGTATTCATAAAAACAAATTAGTCGGTGCGATTCTTCGCGATATGTCACAGCCATACATTCAACGTGAAGAAGTAATTTCAAGAGCAAAATCAGTTAATCAGAAGAATTTAGAAACGGTTCAAAAAATCGCCTATCTTTTAGGTGAAAATGCTTCAGAAACGGAAGAAATGCTGAACTCAATCGTTGAGTTTTATACATTAGCGAAGGAGAAATAA
- a CDS encoding NAD(P)H-dependent oxidoreductase subunit E yields MAEKIEITICLGSSCFSRGNGKALKAINTFLEENKLKDKVFFHGELCTGNCAKGPILKVGDDLHEEVDHESVVEILNGVFGLV; encoded by the coding sequence ATGGCCGAAAAAATCGAAATTACCATTTGTTTGGGAAGCTCCTGCTTTTCAAGAGGTAACGGGAAAGCTCTAAAAGCAATTAATACATTTCTCGAAGAAAATAAATTGAAAGATAAAGTTTTCTTTCATGGAGAATTGTGCACAGGAAATTGTGCGAAAGGACCAATATTAAAGGTTGGGGATGACTTGCACGAAGAGGTAGACCATGAGAGTGTTGTTGAGATTTTAAACGGCGTTTTCGGACTCGTTTAA
- a CDS encoding PQQ-binding-like beta-propeller repeat protein, producing MKTIKLNFCIIAAILVFQVPFANAQDAPSKDWNQFRGMNRNGAVNEELKLNQIPTTGPKLLWKKKLGDGFSEITISKNRLYTMISEKQDSITGSEFIAAYDAKTGNEIWRSKVDSLFFDEFGDGPRSTPAIDKDRIYCLSSYGKLTACHRKDGKIDWQVDFMKDFESKIPRWGFSSSPVIIDNNLIVEVGGSNEKAFISFDKNTGDVLWKSGTGIAGYSSPAIANIDGVKNIIFANSGKLYALNTQGDTLWTNTSKFANTMAMPVVFDDSKVFLSSVRSSGFIVFDIKANKPTEIIRGSSMKNDYSSSVYHDGCIYGFHVAALQCVSLETGEKKWTKRGYGKGSLIRVNDQLLVLSDKGKLIQVKATPSAYTEMGSFQAITGKSWTAPSFSGGKLYLRNLSEMACYDLAN from the coding sequence ATGAAAACAATTAAACTAAACTTTTGCATTATAGCAGCCATACTTGTTTTTCAGGTCCCCTTTGCTAATGCACAAGATGCTCCATCAAAAGATTGGAATCAATTTAGAGGCATGAATAGAAATGGAGCAGTCAATGAAGAACTTAAACTAAATCAAATTCCAACAACTGGTCCCAAATTACTTTGGAAGAAAAAATTAGGCGATGGATTCTCTGAAATCACAATCTCTAAAAATCGCTTATACACCATGATTAGCGAAAAACAGGATAGCATTACCGGTTCCGAGTTCATTGCTGCTTACGATGCCAAAACAGGAAATGAAATTTGGAGAAGCAAAGTGGACTCCTTGTTTTTTGATGAATTTGGTGATGGCCCAAGATCAACTCCTGCTATTGATAAAGATCGCATTTACTGTCTAAGTAGCTACGGAAAACTTACAGCATGTCATCGTAAAGATGGTAAAATTGACTGGCAAGTTGATTTCATGAAAGACTTTGAAAGTAAGATTCCCCGTTGGGGATTTAGCTCATCTCCGGTAATAATAGACAATAATCTCATAGTAGAAGTTGGTGGAAGTAATGAAAAAGCATTCATCAGTTTCGATAAAAACACTGGTGATGTGCTATGGAAAAGTGGTACAGGAATAGCAGGTTATAGCTCTCCAGCAATAGCAAATATTGATGGAGTTAAAAACATTATTTTTGCAAATTCAGGTAAACTTTACGCCTTAAACACTCAAGGTGATACACTATGGACGAACACTTCAAAGTTTGCCAACACAATGGCTATGCCTGTAGTTTTTGACGACAGTAAAGTTTTCTTGTCATCAGTTCGAAGTAGCGGTTTCATTGTATTCGATATTAAAGCAAATAAACCAACAGAAATCATCCGTGGTTCAAGCATGAAAAATGATTATTCTTCATCTGTTTACCACGATGGTTGTATTTATGGATTTCATGTTGCAGCTCTTCAATGTGTCTCTTTGGAAACTGGCGAGAAAAAATGGACAAAAAGAGGCTATGGAAAAGGCAGCCTTATACGTGTTAATGACCAATTATTAGTATTATCCGATAAGGGTAAATTAATACAAGTAAAAGCAACACCAAGTGCATATACTGAAATGGGCAGTTTTCAGGCCATTACAGGAAAATCATGGACTGCTCCATCTTTTTCTGGAGGTAAACTTTACCTAAGAAACCTAAGTGAGATGGCTTGTTATGATTTAGCAAACTAA